The Bacteroidota bacterium sequence AAGATTAAGGACAATTTAAAAAGTATTGGATACGGGTTATAATCCCCTTTCCTAAAATAAGCATCTTTTTTTCTCATTTTTACCTTAATTAAATATATTTTACAAAATAAGATTAATCATTTGACTTTATTTTACATATTTGTATGTAAATAAGAAAATATATGATAGAAGGAGTTTCTAAATCGCAGGTAATTGATCGTATCCGTTTTGAAAATCCCTGGTGGGTTAATGGACACATTGAAGATGACTACCTGAAAATGAATCGAAGATTATATTTTGATTTGTTTAAGCCACTTGCTATGGATACTGATATTCGCAGGGCATTGGTATTAATGGGTCCACGCAGGGTGGGTAAAACGGTTATGTTGTTTCATTTGGTTGAAGATTTAATAAAAAAGGGTGTAAATCCTCAACGTATTGTTTTTATCACCATTGAAAACCCCATTTACATCAATCTTGGATTGGAAGAATTATTCAACTATGCAAAGGAAGCTGTCGGCTCAGATGCAAAAGAAGAATGGTATGTGATTTTTGACGAGATACAGTATTGCAGAAATTGGGAAGTGCATTTAAAAACATTGGTTGACAGTTATCGTAAATGTAAATTTATTGCTTCCGGTTCTGCTGCTGCTGCGCTTAAATATAAGAGTACCGAAAGCGGAGCCGGGCGATTTACCGATTTTTTATTGCCTCCGCTCACGTTTCACGAATACATCTCTTTAAAAGGCTTGGAGCATATTATTATTCCCACTACTGTTAATTGGAAGGGCAACATAGCTTCTTTTTATACTTCCAAATACATTGATGAACTCAACAAACATTTTATCAATTACATCAACTTTGGCGGATACCCTGAAGTAATATTTTCCGAAAAAATACAAGGCAACCCCGGCAGGTTTATAAGGCAGGATATTGTAGATAAAGTATTGCTGAGGGATTTGCCCAGCCTCTATGGCATTAGCGATGTGCAGGAACTTAACGCACTTTTTACCACCATTACCTATAATACCGCAAACGTATTTAGCTACGAAGCATTAAGCAAACAAAGCGGTGTACCTAAAAACACATTAAAAAAATACATTGAATATTTGGAAGCAGCATTTTTAATAAAGCAGGTAAGGCGCATTGATCAGAGTGGCAAACGTTTTCAGCGGGATAATTATTTCAAACTGTTTTTAACCAATCCTTCCCTGAGAAGCGCATTGTTTTCACCTCTTGCCGTTACCGATGATTTATTAGGCGCTATGGTTGAAACCGCTATTTACGCCCAATGGATGCACCGGGACTGGTTTACTCCTTTTTACGCCCAATGGAATAACGGTGAAGTGGATATGGTGGGCATCAATGAAAAAAATTTAAAGCCTCAGTGGGCATTAGAAATAAAATGGACTAACCGTTATTATGAGAAACCCGGTGAGCTGAAAAGCCTTATCAGGTTTTGCCACGACAGCAACTTAAATAACGCATTGGTAACTACCATTGATAAGGAAGGAATGATGGAATACGATGGAGTGCAATTACAGTATTTCCCTGCTGCGGCCTATGCTTATACTATTGGCAGGAATACTTTACAGTTGAAGAAGAATAAATAAAATGAAAAAAATGTGGGATCCTTATTTCATTCAAATATCCTCTTTGAGGAAAACATCATCGCAAGTAGCTGATAATCAGTTGTTTTTTATTTCATTGGAAAATCCCTTTATCAAACAAAAATAAATGCTTACAACAGAACAAGCTCAGTATTTACTTCAGCTTCCTAAAAAGGTAGAAATGGAAGGGATTTTGCAAGATGAAATAACTTTCAATCAGCCATTCCCTTTCCAGAAAAGGTATTCGCTTATTTCTCCTGAAGAAACAGATTTTACTTTTTTATATGGAAGTTGTTTAAAGTCGTCTTAATAAAATTACAGT is a genomic window containing:
- a CDS encoding ATP-binding protein encodes the protein MIEGVSKSQVIDRIRFENPWWVNGHIEDDYLKMNRRLYFDLFKPLAMDTDIRRALVLMGPRRVGKTVMLFHLVEDLIKKGVNPQRIVFITIENPIYINLGLEELFNYAKEAVGSDAKEEWYVIFDEIQYCRNWEVHLKTLVDSYRKCKFIASGSAAAALKYKSTESGAGRFTDFLLPPLTFHEYISLKGLEHIIIPTTVNWKGNIASFYTSKYIDELNKHFINYINFGGYPEVIFSEKIQGNPGRFIRQDIVDKVLLRDLPSLYGISDVQELNALFTTITYNTANVFSYEALSKQSGVPKNTLKKYIEYLEAAFLIKQVRRIDQSGKRFQRDNYFKLFLTNPSLRSALFSPLAVTDDLLGAMVETAIYAQWMHRDWFTPFYAQWNNGEVDMVGINEKNLKPQWALEIKWTNRYYEKPGELKSLIRFCHDSNLNNALVTTIDKEGMMEYDGVQLQYFPAAAYAYTIGRNTLQLKKNK